A portion of the Pirellulales bacterium genome contains these proteins:
- a CDS encoding DUF2442 domain-containing protein has translation MTTLVLEHDPVAIKVLVTADRLIVELADGRSLSVPLEWYPRLLNGLPAERQNWQMLGNGYAMEWPDLDEHIGVEGLLAGRRSGESVESINRWLATRSK, from the coding sequence ATGACCACTTTAGTGCTTGAGCACGATCCTGTCGCGATAAAAGTTTTAGTGACCGCCGATCGTTTAATCGTGGAGCTAGCGGATGGGCGCAGCTTAAGCGTCCCGCTGGAGTGGTATCCGCGTTTGTTGAATGGCCTGCCTGCTGAGCGTCAAAACTGGCAAATGCTGGGCAATGGTTATGCGATGGAATGGCCAGACTTAGACGAGCACATTGGCGTGGAAGGTTTACTCGCTGGCCGCCGCAGCGGAGAGAGTGTGGAATCGATCAACCGCTGGTTGGCAACGCGAAGTAAATAA